Part of the Triticum aestivum cultivar Chinese Spring unplaced genomic scaffold, IWGSC CS RefSeq v2.1 scaffold263343, whole genome shotgun sequence genome is shown below.
TCGGTCTGCTAGTCTGTTGTAGATGCGCGTAACCCTTTGGCGCACATGGAGCTGTCCACGCTGCCATACTACTCGTACCACTTGGCCCTATGCATCTTGTTAGCTCTCCTCTACCATGCCGTCctacgcgccgccgccaccgctgccaccAGGCGTCCCCGCCCGAAGCTGCCTCCCGGTCCATGGCAGCTTCCGATCATCGGCAGCCTGCACCACCTGTTGCGCGGGCTCCCGCACCACATCATGCGCGACCTCTCCCTCCGCCATGGCCCGCTCATGCTGCTCCGCGTGTGCGAGCGCGAGGCCATAGTCGTCTCCTCCGCCGAGGCCGCGAGGGAGATGTACAAGGGTAACGAGGCCGCCTTCTCGACGCGGCTAAGCAGCCCGGGCATCGACGAGCTCTCCAGGCACGGCCAGGGGATCGTCTTCGCGCCCTACGGCGACCACTGGCGGCTTCTCCGCCGGATCCTGGTGACGGAGCTGCTCAGCGCGCGGCGCGTCGAGGCGTTCCGACGGATCCGCGAGGAGGAGGCGGGGCGCCTGCTTTCGTCGCTTCAGGCTGAGGCGACGTGCGACGGTCGACTCGTCGACATCGGCAAGCGGCTGGAAGAGTTCGTGACAGACTCGGTGGTGCGTGCCAGCTTTGGGGACAGGCTGCCCGATAGGGCCACGTTTCTGAGGATCGTCAAGCAAGGATTGGACCTGTCGTCCATTTTTGACCTTCGGGACCTCTTCCCTTCGTCGTGGCTAGTTCGACTTGTGCGCAGCGGTGGCGGCAAGGCGGAGCGGCAGCGTCAGGAGGTGTTGAGCGTTATGGACAGCATCCTCAAGAGTCACGAGGAGAGGAGGGCAGCCAGAGATGGAGATGccgagcaggagcaggagcaggacaTGGTCCAAGTGT
Proteins encoded:
- the LOC123176430 gene encoding desmethyl-deoxy-podophyllotoxin synthase-like, coding for MELSTLPYYSYHLALCILLALLYHAVLRAAATAATRRPRPKLPPGPWQLPIIGSLHHLLRGLPHHIMRDLSLRHGPLMLLRVCEREAIVVSSAEAAREMYKGNEAAFSTRLSSPGIDELSRHGQGIVFAPYGDHWRLLRRILVTELLSARRVEAFRRIREEEAGRLLSSLQAEATCDGRLVDIGKRLEEFVTDSVVRASFGDRLPDRATFLRIVKQGLDLSSIFDLRDLFPSSWLVRLVRSGGGKAERQRQEVLSVMDSILKSHEERRAARDGDAEQEQEQDMVQVFP